The Ostrinia nubilalis chromosome 17, ilOstNubi1.1, whole genome shotgun sequence genome contains a region encoding:
- the LOC135080266 gene encoding uncharacterized protein LOC135080266, with amino-acid sequence MGSDPQLDAIMDMGCDTMQPRYMFSKDFKVSIPTREDWKRGPKRQQDSLIWYTDGSKMNSGTGAGVYSKQSEHSESLGRFATVFQAETYAIIMCAVRNIEQAHKKRDIYILSDSQAALKAIASVRVGSRLVLEAILALNKLGRHNRVTLMWVPGHTGIEGNERADSLARQGSEAAPIGPEPIVPLSISTVHMAMRQYTSRKHRAEWESSNGMSHSKLFLVGNTRSWEKLILNGNRRQARVITGALTGHYTTNHMLHKMGLTTDDSCRACGEHAESMKHLLCECDALARTRMGLLGSAYPTPEEYRSFSPKHLIHYMDRIFVDEGG; translated from the coding sequence ATGGGGAGTGATCCTCAATTAGATGCAATAATGGATATGGGTTGTGATACAATGCAGCCTAGGTACATGTTTAGCAAGGATTTTAAAGTGTCTATACCAACAAGGGAAGACtggaaaagaggaccaaaacgTCAACAAGACAGCCTGATCTGGTATACTGATGGCTCCAAGATGAACTCAGGAACAGGAGCGGGCGTCTACTCCAAACAATCTGAGCACAGTGAAAGCTTAGGGAGGTTTGCaacagtgtttcaagctgaaacCTATGCTATAATCATGTGCGCAGTAAGGAATATAGAACAGGCGCATAAAAAGCGTGACATTTACATATTAAGTGACagtcaggcagcactcaaagccATTGCCTCAGTGAGGGTTGGATCCAGACTCGTTTTGGAGGCAATCTTGGCACTGAATAAACTTGGAAGGCACAACAGGGTGACCCTCATGTGGGTACCTGGACATACTGGAATCGAaggcaatgagagagccgacagtctagcgagacaagggtcagaggcGGCACCTATTGGGCCAGAGCCGATAGTGCCCTTATCTATAAGCACTGTACACATGGCCATGAGGCAATATACATCCAGGAAGCACagagctgaatgggaaagctccaacggcATGAGCCACTCCAAACTATTCCTAGTTGGAAACACAAGATCATGGGAAAAGCTCATACTCAATGGAAACAGAAGGCAAGCCCGAGTGATCACGGGTGCGCTAACAGGACACTACACTACAAACCACATgctccacaaaatgggcctaactacggatgacagctgtcgagcatgtggagaacatgcggagtccatgaaacacctACTCTGCGAATGTGACGCGCTAGCTAGAACTAGAATGGGTCTCCTGGGGTCGGCTTATCCGACGCCAGAAGAATATAGGTCCTTCTCACCCAAGCACTTGATCCACTATATGGATAGGATCTTTGTGGATGAGGGGGGATAA